A DNA window from Helianthus annuus cultivar XRQ/B chromosome 15, HanXRQr2.0-SUNRISE, whole genome shotgun sequence contains the following coding sequences:
- the LOC118479344 gene encoding uncharacterized protein LOC118479344: MGQPRAPLGAPQRHQREVVRGIEAHFRPIITNNPSPVVIPHRADGRTFEVRTTALQSLPKFKGLATEEPYFHLETYDSICNTIGGQGFSADDVKLVLFQFSLEDKAKRWFHTLPSASIFTWAGMQQIFLDEYYTSQKTNDARRGLRSFQQQSGEMFHEAFERFNMMLRNCPHHGIQLWELLNAFHEGLSSEDARDLIANGVESGNVQTTNQVYNVCTNCNEIGHTAEVCVVGLVDEQVEEVNAIQGGGGRNFNMNSNTYHPGLRNHPNFRYGNAANQANPNFQGAQGNFAPRQQYNQGNYRGGNNYGYHGQFQQSGQSGSGQPSSSGNDIMDMLRAMQQDMQKRNQLDEVRMQKDEVRDKSIQSLTIQMGQLATDVAELKKGKGQLPSDTKVNPSHGSSRVKPKESNVNKPGLGENEQSEKVEGEPSQVPFPSALLDPGRKNFIAPRGPQKEELWDMFKQVKINLPLLDAIKQVPAYAKFLKELCRQKRQQKKKMPKRVDLTGQVSAVLNGSFLLSSKIRARH, translated from the exons ATGGGTCAACCAAGGGCACCATTGGGCGCACCTCAAAGACATCAAAGGGAAGTAGTACGGGGAATTGAAGCTCACTTCCGGCCCATTATCACTAACAATCCTTCGCCGGTAGTGATTCCTCATCGTGCGGATGGAAGGACCTTTGAAGTTAGAACAACCGCTCTCCAAAGTTTACCAAAGTTCAAAGGGTTAGCAACGGAAGAACCCTACTTTCATTTGGAGACATATGACTCCATTTGCAATACTATTGGAGGTCAAGGGTTTTCTGCGGATGATGTCAAGTTGGTCCTCTTCCAGTTTTCCCTTGAAGATAAAGCGAAGAGATGGTTTCATACATTACCCTCTGCGTCCATTTTTACATGGGCCGGCATGCAACAAATATTCTTGGATGAATATTACACTTCTCAAAAGACCAACGATGCTAGAAGAGGTttgagaagtttccaacaacaatCGGGGGAAATGTTTCACGAAGCTTTTGAGAGGTTCAACATGATGTTACGGAATTGCCCTCATCATGGGATCCAACTTTGGGAATTGTTGAATGCATTTCATGAAGGGTTGAGTTCGGAGGATGCACGGGATTTGAT AGCAAATGGAGTTGAGAGTGGCAACGTTCAAACCACGAACCAAGTGTACAACGTGTGTACAAATTGCAACGAAATAGGCCACACGGCGGAAGTTTGTGTAGTGGGCTTGGTTGATGAGCAAGTAGAAGAGGTTAATGCAATTCAAGGAGGGGGTGGTCGAAATTtcaacatgaactccaacacataTCACCCCGGGTTACGAAATCATCCGAATTTTCGGTATGGGAACGCGGCGAACCAAGCTAACCCAAATTTTCAAGGAGCCCAAGGTAACTTTGCACCTCGTCAACAATACAATCAAGGCAACTATAGAGGTGGAAACAATTATGGGTACCACGGGCAATTTCAACAATCGGGTCAAAGTGGTTCGGGTCAACCTTCATCAAGCGGGAATGACATTATGGATATGCTTCGGGCTATGCAACAAGATATGCAAAAGCGAAATCAACTTGATGAAGTTCGAATGCAAAAGGATGAAGTTCGTGACAagagcatccaatcactaacaatcCAAATGGGACAATTGGCAACCGATGTGGCAGAGTTGAAGAAAGGCAAGGGTCAACTTCCTAGCGACACCAAGGTAAatccttcacatggttcgtcacgag TTAAACCTAAAGAATCAAATGTTAACAAACCGGGGTTGGGTGAAAACGAGCAaagtgaaaaagttgagggtgaaccgagtcaagtcccgtTTCCATCGGCTTTACTTGACCCGGGTAGAAAAAATTTTATTGCACCAAGAGGTCCCCAAAAAGAAGAGCtgtgggacatgtttaaacaagtaaaaatcaatCTTCCACtacttgatgcaataaaacaagtacccgcTTATGCTAAATTTCTTAAGGAATTGTGTAGACAAAAAcgacaacaaaagaaaaagatGCCTAAGCGGGTAGACTTGACCGGGCAAGTGAGTGCAGTTTTGAatgggagcttcctcctaagctccaagatccgggcacgccattaA